Part of the Arsenophonus sp. aPb genome is shown below.
TGGACGGCGTGCAAATGCTTTAAGTAATTCACTCTGAGGTATTTTTAGGGATTGATTATGTAATTGTTCTGCCCCAAGTTTTAGCTGATTATATGCTGTATCAATATCAACATTACACAAAGTCGAATAGTCTTTCGCGCTGATTTCGAATATTTTTCCTTCTGGTATCAAATGCTTTGGATCTATTTGTGCCATCATAAGAAATAACACTCTCCTTGCAGCAAGAGGCATCTGTGTAAAAGTTTCGTTTATACCATTTCGGTGTCTAATTTTTGTTTTTCTAGTCACAATAAGCACATCGTAAAATTTCTCGGTAATGGTAAGTAAAGCAAATTTAGCAATTATTTTAAAGGAAGTCAAACAAAAAAGGTAATCAGATTACCTTAAATTAAAAATAACCTTTTACCTCTTAAACACTAACCTTTTACCTCTTAAACACTAACCATTCCCTCTTAAACACTAACCTTTTACCTCTTAAACGCTAACCTTTTACCTCTTAAACGCTAACCTTTTACCTCTTAAACACTAACCTTTTATCATTCATGATATTGATAATATTAAATAAAATAAAAATTAATTAACACGCCCTAAGTCTTTTGAAGTTAAATAAGTTAAAAATAAGTTTTTAAAGGTGAACCAAAACTACTATCTGTGGATAACTAAATATCATAGTATTTAAAACCTCTTAAACACTAACCTTTAGAATCAAATAGTTTGAAAATAAACTACAGAGTGACCGTATCTTTTTGCAAAAAATATGATATTCCGCTTCCTCGATGCAAAACGAGTTTGCATCTTGCGGCGAGCGGCAAATTTTTATGTAGAAAGATTGTTTCAAAGTACAATTGAGATAAGAATTAAATTAATTTTTGACTATCTCAACGCTAAAAGCATATACTTTTAACATATGCTCTTTACGAAGGAGATCGGATAATGGAAAAAATGGCAAAAATTTTTCGGAATGGTTCAAATCAAGCTGTAAGACTTCCCGTTCAATTTCAATTTAATACTGATAGAGTATACATTCGTAAAAATGACAAAGGTGATGTTATTCTTTCAAAAAATAAATTTTACCGTAATGATTGGACTGAATTTTTAAATATTTTAAATCAGATATCTTTATCTGATGATTTCCTAGATTCTAAAGAAAGAAAGCAAGATCTTACAAAAAGAGATCCATTTTCTGAGATAAATTAACTATGTACATGCTAGATACAAATATTGTTAGTCATCTATTTCGTAAGAATCAATTAGTTATTAAAAAATTAAATAATATTCCACCCTCAAAAGTTTGTATTTCCTCAATAACTCAAGCTGAATTACTCTATGGTGTTGCTAAACGAAATAATAAAGCATTAAAAAAGTTGGTTAACATTTTTTTAAATTCAATTGAAATCATTGATTGGAATGAAAAAGATGCTAGAGTTTACGGAGAATTACGTGCAAAAATGGAAAGTAAAGGTCACGTAATGGGGTCTTTGGATATGTTAATAGCAGCTCACGCATTAAGTAGAAAAAAAACTATTGTCACGAACGATAATGCCTTTTCGATGGCGACAGGTTTATTAGTTGAAGATTGGACAAAAGAATAACTTAATTGAGAGAATAAATGATTTATTGTGGTGCATTTAATAAACATACAAAATAACAAGATAAAATGAAGCCAACCTAAAAGTTGGCTATTCGTTAAATTGAAAATTTAATCATCAGGAAATAACTTATCGCTATTTTCTCTTGTTTTATTAATTTCTTGTGATGTTTTTTTATTTAAAACGTTATTATTTTTTACCTCATCTATAAAAAATGAAGGTAATACACTACAAAATAATCTTTTTATATCAGAAATTGTAGTTTTTTCTGTTACAAAATCAGCCAAAAGAGAAGGTAATCTCTTATCTTGAACCATAAGAGCTGCACCAGAAACTAACATAGCTCTCATTATTTTTCCTCGTTCTTTTGTAGGTGTTTGTTCTAATAAATCACAAGCAATTTTATCTCCTTCATTATTTGCAGGATTTAAATAAAAATTGCACTTCCTAAGTTTTTGTTTGCTGGTAGACATATTTAACCTTTCATCGCTAGCATACCCAAAACTAAATCTAATTGTGGGTTTTCGCTCTTAAAAAAACGATCGTCTGGAATATTTATTCTATTTTTGATCTCTTTTGCTACGATATCCGCTCCGCCGCCAACGCACATAACATGAGTGTAACCAGAAAATCTTTCCAATGAATCAATTACTTTTTTTGTTAAAATTTTCTCTTTTTCGCTAATCGTAGTTATTATCGAATCCAGTTTCTCAGCATCTGGAATTCGTTTTTTTAAAAATTCATGATTACTTCTATTGATTATGAGTTGATCTGATTGAAGTGAATTAACTTTAGTGTTTGAACTTGAAGATAATTTATCAATTAAGGATTGGGTAATTATTGAAACTCCGGTTTTAGAATCACACCAAACTTTTATAATGCCTTTCATTTTACCACTTACATGAGATATATCTAAAGTTGTTCCACCAAGATCAATAATTAATAAAGAGTCTTCATCATCTAACTTAGTCAAAACATCAAAACCCGCTGGTATACTTTCTGGAAGTACAGTTACTTTATTAATTTTAAATGTATTTCCTCCTTGAAAAATAACTGGTTTTTTAATGTTATTTTTTTTCTTTTCAATATTTTCTTTATTTGGTTGATTATTAGTATCTAAATACTCAGAGAGAGGAAGGGTTACAATTACATCTATATCTTTAGGTTCAATACTAGTTTGTAACAATGCATGATGAATGGCTAAAACATTTATATCACTATATTGATATCTTGTTTCTCTTGTTGTTATAGCATCATAACTTAAAGGATCAAAAGAATATTTTTCGCCTTCTATTTCATAATTTGGTGGGAGGGAGTTACCTAAGCCCAGTGACCATTCCGGCTTAAAACTGTTTGCACTGATCAAAGTTTTAACTTCTTTGTTTTCTACCCAGGCTAATTTAATGTTTGTTGAGCCATCATCGATGAAAAAACGCATTTCTACACTCCATCTAGTTATCAAATGATTTTATTATAGCATCAATTTATCTCTAAAATAGAAATAAAGCGTTATTTATTTAATAATAGACCTGAAAATCAAAATAAATTCTATTTTTAGATACTTTAAGTCATATAATGAGCATATATCGAGCGCTTGATTTATATCTAATATGGAAAAATAAAATTACAAAAAAACGCATCAAATTTTATTTGTGCGTTTTGGAGTTATGTTTTATGAATATAAAAATGATATTAATGTTTTTTGAATCTCATGAAAAACCAATAAGCTAATCCAGCGACTAAAATCGAATTCAAAGAAGATATGCCTATTTTAAGAGATACGCCAACGATAGTTCCAATTATGCAAGCAATAATAGCCGACCAGCCAATCAGTGGAGTAGATAAATCGTCAGGTAATTTTCCTTTCTTTCTTGTTTCATCTAATAATTTGCGACTTGTTTTTAAAATATAATAATCAATTAGCATAACACCTGCTACAGGCGGAAAAATAACCCCTAGAATAGAAAGAAAATCAACGAAATGGTCTAAGATACCGATCATAGATAATGCCGTGCCAGCTAATCCAACACAGATCGTTATTTTGAAATAATCCCATTTTTTTCCAGTGAAAATTTGGAGTGCATTAGCTAATCCTAAAGATGATGTATACAAGTTCACGTCATTTACTTTTACCACAGATAAAATAACTGAAATTAATCCGACAACACCTGCATTAATTGTAACAATATCAACTATATCAGCAGTATTTAAAGCTTGAGCAATTAATATTGATATGCCATTTATAATAAACTCTCCTACTATGATACATAACGTTATCATCCAAAATAAATGTTTTTTCGTCTTACAGTAACGACTAAGATCAGGTGTGGTTAATGATGCCATCATAAAGCCACCGGCCACTATTGTAGCTGCTTCATTGACACTTAATTTTGTTGTGCTTGAATGATTTTGTATAACTATACTGTCGTTAAAAATTAAAGATAAAAAAATATATAAAATAACTATAAAAAATAAAGGTACTGCTATTTTTGCTGTTAATGTTAACGCTTTAAATCCTGACGCGACTAAAAAAGTAAAAGCTAATCCTGAGAATAAAGTCACTATCTCAAAGTTTAATTTATAATTAAAAGCATTTAATATGCCATTAGCCAAAACTGAATTTTGAACACCGAACCAACCTATTGAACTGATAGCAATAATAATACTGACTATTAAGGAACCAATACGACCGAAACCACACCAACGAGATAATAAACTAGTTGATAGTCCTTCTTTCATACCAGCAAAGCCAATACCAAAGCTAACACCTTCTAAAAGCAAACTACCCAAACATGAAGCTAGCATGGCTTCCCAGAAGGTCATACTATTACCCAAAGTAGCTCCTAGCATAAATTGAGAAAGTATGGTTCTGTCGCATTAATGTTGGAAGTTTAATTTGTGGTAGTTAGAAGAATTGTTAGGCGACTAAAGTGTAAAAAGCATCGACTGGACAGAGAATTAGGCCATTGATAGGAATTTGTTGTTTATGGAGCATATGCAATATTTCTATTCCTTCCAGTAAAACTTTTGCCGTTCGGTACGTCTTAAAACCAAGCATCGCTCGATAGCGTTTTTTAATGAAACGGTGATCTTGCTCTACCATGTTATTTTTATAACGGCACTGTCTTATTTTTATCCCCAGCTCACGTTGATTAAGTGACATTAATGCAGCCCGATTAGCACCACTTTTATCAATATTCACTTCCATAGGATAGGTATTTTGATGGATAGCTTTCTTTAAAAAGCGTAATGCAGATTTTTTATTTCGCTTTTGACTAAGAATAAAATCTATCGTTTCACCACTAGCCTCTACGGCGCGATAAAGATAATGCCATTTCCCTTTTATCCTGATATAGGTTTCATCCAGATACCAGGTGCCACCATAGATTTTTCGTTTCTTTCTGGCAACACTTGCTAGTTTTGGCGTCAGTCGTAAAATCCAGCGGTGAATGGTGGAGTGATCAACAAAAATACCTCTTTCCTGCATCATCTCCTCAAGGTTACGCAAGCTTAAGGAATACGCCAGGTACCAACGTAGACAAACTAAAATGACATCGACGGGATAGTGGAGACGTTTAAAGCTTTGTTTAACAATATTCATAAGAGTCAATTATATCTGCTTGTAGTACAAGGTTTACAAATCGATCTTATCAAACAGACTCTTTTAATGCGACAGAACCGAGCATATAGCTAAGAATATCACTAGCCAAAAAATAAAGGAAAGAGGAATAATGGAAAAAAAAGCCGATGATACTTATGTTTTTAGTCGAGTACCTACTGATGCAAGAGTTAGTTTTATTGATGTTACATTAGTTCGCATGGGAATGACCGCTATACTTTCGGTTCTGTCGCATTAAAAGAGTCTGTTTGATAAGATCGATTTGTAAACCTTGTACTACAAGCAGATATAATTGACTCTTATGAATATTGTTAAACAAAGCTTTAAACGTCTCCACTATCCCGTCGATGTCATTTTAGTTTGTCTACGTTGGTACCTGGCGTATTCCTTAAGCTTGCGTAACCTTGAGGAGATGATGCAGGAAAGAGGTATTTTTGTTGATCACTCCACCATTCACCGCTGGATTTTACGACTGACGCCAAAACTAGCAAGTGTTGCCAGAAAGAAACGAAAAATCTATGGTGGCACCTGGTATCTGGATGAAACCTATATCAGGATAAAAGGGAAATGGCATTATCTTTATCGCGCCGTAGAGGCTAGTGGTGAAACGATAGATTTTATTCTTAGTCAAAAGCGAAATAAAAAATCTGCATTACGCTTTTTAAAGAAAGCTATCCATCAAAATACCTATCCTATGGAAGTGAATATTGATAAAAGTGGTGCTAATCGGGCTGCATTAATGTCACTTAATCAACGTGAGCTGGGGATAAAAATAAGACAGTGCCGTTATAAAAATAACATGGTAGAGCAAGATCACCGTTTCATTAAAAAACGCTATCGAGCGATGCTTGGTTTTAAGACGTACCGAACGGCAAAAGTTTTACTGGAAGGAATAGAAATATTGCATATGCTCCATAAACAACAAATTCCTATCAATGGCCTAATTCTCTGTCCAGTCGATGCTTTTTACACTTTAGTCGCCTAACAATTCTTCTAACTACCACAAATTAAACTTCCAACATTAATGCGACAGAACCCTAAGCTACATCAAAACCTTACCGGATGATTGCATTGACTTAATTGTCACCGATCCGCCGTATTTTCGTGTGAAAAATTACCAATGGGATAATCAGTGGGACACGGTCACTGATTATTTAATCTGGATAGATGCGCTTTTATCACAATTCTGGCGAGTATTAAAACCTAACGGGGGTTTATATCTTTTTTGTAGCCATCGATTAGCAGCTGACGCAGAGCTATTAGTACGCGACCGATTTAATGTGCTTAACCATATCATCTTGGCAAAACCATCAGGACGTTGGGGCAAAATCAATAAAGAAAGTTTGCGGTGTTATTTCCCATCGACAGAAAGAATTATCTTTGCAGAACACTACCAGTTGTCTTATATGGGAAAAACAACTAATTACAACAAACAATGTCGTCAGTTAAAAGATAACGTATTTAAACCTTTAGTTGAATACTTTAAAAAAGCCAAAAAAACATTAGGCATTACGGCGAAAGAAATTGAGCGGGCCACTGGTAAACAAATGGCCAGCCATTGGTTTGGTTATAGTCAGTGGCAATTACCGAGCAAAGAAGATTATCACAAATTACAAATATTGTTTGAGCATGTCGCTTCAAAAAACCGTCATAGTAATCCATTTAATCGTGAATATTCAGCACTAGTCAACGATCGTAATCTTCTTAATATTAAGTATGATGAACTGGCCGCCAAATATCAGTTATTACGCCGTCATTTTTCGGTCACTGTAGACGTGAAACATACCGACGTGTGGGATTACCCGCCAGTGCAATATTATCCCAACAAACACCCTTGTGAAAAACCTGTTGCTATGATGGAGCACATCATAAAAAGCAGTAGTCAGCAAGGTGACTTAGTGGCTGATTTTTTTATGGGATCAGGATCAGCCATTAAAGCCGCGTTAAAACTTAATCGACGAAGTTTAGGTGTTGAACTGGAACAAAAATGGTTTGAACAAACCAAACAGGAAATTACACGGTTACAAAATGAAACAAGTAGCCATTCAAATTGAAAAAGGATCCATTTGTGGCTGCTTATTATAACGAAATCGATCCTTATGCGGCGCAATGGCTGCGTAATTTAATCGCCGCCGGACATATAGCCAATGGCGATGTTGACGAACGATCAATTGAGGATGTGAAACCCGATGACCTTAAAACCTATACACAATGTCATTTCTTCGCCGGAATCGGCGTCTGGTCTTACGCTTTGCGACAAGCTGGATGGCCAGATGATAAGCCAGTCTGGACGGGAAGTTGCCCCTGCCAACCTTTCAGCGCAGCAGGCAAAGGAAAAGGACTTACTGACAAGCGGCACTTATGGCCGGCGTTTTTCCACCTCATTTGCCAGTGCAAACCTGACATTATCTTTGGTGAACAGGTTGCAAGTACAGACGGCATTGTCTGGCTCGAGCTTGTACAATCTGACCTGGAAGCAGAGAACTACACCACAGCAGCGATCGATTTATGCGCTGCGGGCTTCGGCGCACCGCACATCCGGCAAAGGCTCTACTGGTTGGCCGACACCCACGGCGACCGACTGCAAAGGAAGCGGACCAACAATAATTCGGAAAGACGGAAAAAACAGGATGTTCAGCAGACTGGATTATGCGACAGAGCAAGGAATAATGATAACAGGATGGTTAACACCGACAACGGTGAATTCAACACGATCACCGGATGCGCTACAAGAAAGACAGAGAAAAAGATTACTAGCAGGCCGAAAGTCTTTAAGTCCTGGGAATCTGGAAGAACAGGTGATTATGTATCTGGATATTGGGAAAATGCAGATTGGCTACTTTGTAGAGATGGAAAGTTGCGCCCGATTGAATCCGGCACATTCCCGTTGGCTCATGGGATTACCTCACGTGTGGGACGATTGCGCGCCTACGGTAATGCCATCGTCGCGCCAGTGGCTAAAACATTCATCAAAGCATTTATAAGCACAAAAAAATAAACGCACAGGAGGAAGTCAAGTGCGTTACTAAAGAAGTTACTGCTATTTTTATTTTTTATCTATTTGCTCTATTTTATAAACAGAACCTATTTTTAACTTTCATTTAATGACGGTTATTTTTTTACTACCTAACCCTGTCAGGATTTTGTCAGCCCTATCAATTTCAAATTGATAAATCAATCCGTTTTCTGTTATTTCTACCTTTCTTAATCTTGTTATTTTTACTATTTTTTCCGCCCAAAAAACGGACATCCCAGGTTTTAATCTTTGAAATGTTGTTTTACGCTTAGAAAAATTAGACATGATATTTCTTGTTGATATTAATCACGATAATTCCCTGAACAAAAATAACTGGTAAAATCAAATAAATTTTTGTACTTTAGAAAAGTGAATATGTTACAGCTCATATTCACTTTGAAAATTTCCCTGGTGTTGATGTAAATTAAACATTAAGTTTTAAACTAAAATTATTATTAAAATTTTCCTGGTATTAGC
Proteins encoded:
- a CDS encoding AbrB/MazE/SpoVT family DNA-binding domain-containing protein, which encodes MEKMAKIFRNGSNQAVRLPVQFQFNTDRVYIRKNDKGDVILSKNKFYRNDWTEFLNILNQISLSDDFLDSKERKQDLTKRDPFSEIN
- a CDS encoding type II toxin-antitoxin system VapC family toxin, producing the protein MYMLDTNIVSHLFRKNQLVIKKLNNIPPSKVCISSITQAELLYGVAKRNNKALKKLVNIFLNSIEIIDWNEKDARVYGELRAKMESKGHVMGSLDMLIAAHALSRKKTIVTNDNAFSMATGLLVEDWTKE
- a CDS encoding plasmid partitioning/stability family protein, yielding MSTSKQKLRKCNFYLNPANNEGDKIACDLLEQTPTKERGKIMRAMLVSGAALMVQDKRLPSLLADFVTEKTTISDIKRLFCSVLPSFFIDEVKNNNVLNKKTSQEINKTRENSDKLFPDD
- the parM gene encoding plasmid segregation protein ParM domain-containing protein yields the protein MRFFIDDGSTNIKLAWVENKEVKTLISANSFKPEWSLGLGNSLPPNYEIEGEKYSFDPLSYDAITTRETRYQYSDINVLAIHHALLQTSIEPKDIDVIVTLPLSEYLDTNNQPNKENIEKKKNNIKKPVIFQGGNTFKINKVTVLPESIPAGFDVLTKLDDEDSLLIIDLGGTTLDISHVSGKMKGIIKVWCDSKTGVSIITQSLIDKLSSSSNTKVNSLQSDQLIINRSNHEFLKKRIPDAEKLDSIITTISEKEKILTKKVIDSLERFSGYTHVMCVGGGADIVAKEIKNRINIPDDRFFKSENPQLDLVLGMLAMKG
- a CDS encoding cytosine permease, yielding MGNSMTFWEAMLASCLGSLLLEGVSFGIGFAGMKEGLSTSLLSRWCGFGRIGSLIVSIIIAISSIGWFGVQNSVLANGILNAFNYKLNFEIVTLFSGLAFTFLVASGFKALTLTAKIAVPLFFIVILYIFLSLIFNDSIVIQNHSSTTKLSVNEAATIVAGGFMMASLTTPDLSRYCKTKKHLFWMITLCIIVGEFIINGISILIAQALNTADIVDIVTINAGVVGLISVILSVVKVNDVNLYTSSLGLANALQIFTGKKWDYFKITICVGLAGTALSMIGILDHFVDFLSILGVIFPPVAGVMLIDYYILKTSRKLLDETRKKGKLPDDLSTPLIGWSAIIACIIGTIVGVSLKIGISSLNSILVAGLAYWFFMRFKKH
- a CDS encoding IS6 family transposase, yielding MNIVKQSFKRLHYPVDVILVCLRWYLAYSLSLRNLEEMMQERGIFVDHSTIHRWILRLTPKLASVARKKRKIYGGTWYLDETYIRIKGKWHYLYRAVEASGETIDFILSQKRNKKSALRFLKKAIHQNTYPMEVNIDKSGANRAALMSLNQRELGIKIRQCRYKNNMVEQDHRFIKKRYRAMLGFKTYRTAKVLLEGIEILHMLHKQQIPINGLILCPVDAFYTLVA
- a CDS encoding site-specific DNA-methyltransferase; its protein translation is MKTLPDDCIDLIVTDPPYFRVKNYQWDNQWDTVTDYLIWIDALLSQFWRVLKPNGGLYLFCSHRLAADAELLVRDRFNVLNHIILAKPSGRWGKINKESLRCYFPSTERIIFAEHYQLSYMGKTTNYNKQCRQLKDNVFKPLVEYFKKAKKTLGITAKEIERATGKQMASHWFGYSQWQLPSKEDYHKLQILFEHVASKNRHSNPFNREYSALVNDRNLLNIKYDELAAKYQLLRRHFSVTVDVKHTDVWDYPPVQYYPNKHPCEKPVAMMEHIIKSSSQQGDLVADFFMGSGSAIKAALKLNRRSLGVELEQKWFEQTKQEITRLQNETSSHSN
- a CDS encoding DNA cytosine methyltransferase; translation: MAAYYNEIDPYAAQWLRNLIAAGHIANGDVDERSIEDVKPDDLKTYTQCHFFAGIGVWSYALRQAGWPDDKPVWTGSCPCQPFSAAGKGKGLTDKRHLWPAFFHLICQCKPDIIFGEQVASTDGIVWLELVQSDLEAENYTTAAIDLCAAGFGAPHIRQRLYWLADTHGDRLQRKRTNNNSERRKKQDVQQTGLCDRARNNDNRMVNTDNGEFNTITGCATRKTEKKITSRPKVFKSWESGRTGDYVSGYWENADWLLCRDGKLRPIESGTFPLAHGITSRVGRLRAYGNAIVAPVAKTFIKAFISTKK